The Drosophila suzukii unplaced genomic scaffold, CBGP_Dsuzu_IsoJpt1.0 scf_21, whole genome shotgun sequence genome segment CAAGCCCGGTAAGGTCCGGCTTGTGTTCGATGCTGCAGCCAAGGTTGGAGGAACCTCGCTAAATTCGGCCCTGGACAAGGGGCCTCAGCATTACAAGCCCTTGCCAGCCGTGCTCTTCCACTTCAGGGAAGGAGCAGTCGGAGTCTGCGGTCACATCAAGGAGATGTTCCACCAAGTGCTGATCCGACCCGAGGATCGATGTTCCCAACGATTTCTTTGGAGAGATGGCAACGACGATCGAGACCCGGATGTGTGCGAGATGAACGTAATGACTTTTGGAGCAGCCTGCTCGCCGAGCGCTGCGCATTACGTAAAGACGGTGAATGCCTTGAAGTTTCGGGATTCGGACCCGAGGGCAGTCAAGGCCATCATCGACCACCACTACGTCGATGACTATGTAGACAGTTTCGCTACAGAGAGCGAAGCTATAAGTGTATCTACCCGAGTGAAGGAGATACATGCGGAGGCTGGATTCAAGTTATGCCAGTTTTCATCCAGCTCACCCATCGTGGAATCGGCGTTGGGACCACCTGGACAAGTCAAGAGCGTCGGATGGGGTGAGGCTGAGCAGAAGATCCTTGGAATGCGCTGGCAGGTAGCCACGGACGACTTCAGATTCAACGTGGAGTATCACCGAGTGCCAAGTAGCGTTCTAAGTGGAGATCGAGTCCCTACAAAGAGGGAGTATTTGAGCCTGCTGATGTCAACGTTCGACCCATTGGGATTCCTGTGCTGCCTAATGATTAAAGCGAAGCTGTTGTTGAGAGAGATCTGGAGACACAAGATCGAGTGGGACGAACCACTACCGGAGGAGATAGGCAAAGCCTTTGCGGCCTGGCGCAGGGAGATGGACGCCGTGGGACAGTTCCGATGCCCTCGTCACTATTTCGGGCATGGAGCAGTTCGGACCATCGAGTTGCACGTGTTCGTGGATGCAAGTCAATCTGCATTCGCGGCGGTGGCCTATTGGAGGGTCACGTACGAGGATGACAACGTGCTGGTTAGCTTCGTGTGCGCAAAGACGAAGTGCGCGCCGATGAGAACGATGTCGATCCCAAGGTTGGAGCTGCAGGCAGCGGTTCTTGGAACCAGACTGATGAACACGGTCCAGGAGGAGCACAGTGTGGACACCAGCGAGACGGTGTTGTGGACAGACTCAAAAACGGTACTGAGATGGATCGGCAGCACCCACCGCCGGTACAAGCAGTTTGTTGGCAACCGAGTGGCGGACATTTTTGAGTCGTCGAAGGTTTCCCAGTGGAGGTGGGTACCTACAGCTGACAACGCATCGGATGATGCGACGTGGTCGCAGAATAAGGCGGACCTTAGCCCGGAATCACGTTGGCTAAGTGGACCCGCATTTTTGAGGCAGCCAGCGAGCGGCTGGCCGGCGCCTGAGGAGGGAACTAAGCGTTTTCCAGATGCGCCTGATGAAGAGGAGATGCCTAGTGAGCTAGCATTGGTGGCTGCAAATGAATTCGCCATTCCGTTCCAGAGATTCTCGAGCTTCAGTCGCCTGGTGAGGACCACAGCATGGGTCTTGAGGTTTGCGCGTTGGTGTCGCAAGCAGAGAAGCGAGAGCGAGGAGTACGGACTCACTGCATCGGAGTGTGAGGCCGCGGAGAACCTGTTAGTCAGACAGGCCCAGTTGGAATCGTTCCCCGACGAGATGAGGTCGGCGGAATGCGGAAAGAACGTCGCCAGCTCGAGTGAGATTCGAAGTCTGGCGCCTTAGGTGGATGAACACGGAGTTCTGCGAGTTTATGGCAGAGTTGATGCCGCGCCGTGCATGCCGTACAGTGCGAGGAGGCCCGTAATACTGTCACACAGGCACAGTCTTACGGATTTGATTGTGAGGCACTTTCATGCCCAGATGAAGCATCAAAACGTGGACGCGACGATTGCTCAGATTCGGACGAGATTCTGGGTCACGAAGATGAGACGAGTGCTGAAGGAAGTAATCTCGTCGTACAATGAGTGTAAGTTGCAGCGAACGCGGCCGATGCCGCCGATAATGGGACCCCTACCAGAGGATCGACTGGAAGCGAGAGGATGGCCATTCAAGTACACCGGATTGGACTACTTTGGGCCATTACTGGTGACTGTATCCCGTTACAGAGAGAAGCGTTGGGTCGCCTTGTTCACGTGCTTGACGACAAGGGCGATTCATCTGGACCTGCGCATGACCTGTCGACGGATTCCTGCATAATAGCGATCAGGAACTTCGTCTGCCGTAGAGGACCAGTACATAGACTGCGGACTGATAACGGCAAGAACTTCGTGGGAGCTGACAGGGAGGCCAAGCGATTTGGAGACGTGTTCGAGACGGAGAGGATACAGAGTGAGTTGTCCAGCAGATGCATTAAATGGGATTTCAATTGCCCATCGAACCCGTCTGAGGGCGGGGTATGGGAGCGGATGGCGCAGTGCGTCAAACGAGTGCTGCGCCATACCCTGAAGGAAGTCGCGCCGAGGGATCATGTGTTGGAGAGTTTCCTGACCGAGGCGGAGAATGTAGTCAACTCGCGTCCGCTCACCCACTTGCCGGTGGATGCGGACCAAGAGGCGCCGTTGACGCCAAATGATCTGCTCAAGGGAGCAGCTAACCTGCCGAATACGCCTGGATTGGATGCGGAGCTGCCCAAGGAGGGTTCTACGCGAAAGCAGTGGAGGATTGCTCGCATGCTGCGAGACCGTTTCTGGAGGAGGTGGGTCCTGGAGTACCTGCCTACGTTAGTGCGCCGCGAGAAGTGGTGCCGGAGAACGGAGCCCATCCGCCAGGGCGATATGGTCTTCGTCTGCGATCCTGCCTTGCCCAGACGAGAGTGGCACAAGGGCATCGTGGAGGAGGTCTACAGCGGAGCTGATGGAGTCGTTAGACGCGCTACTGTGCGCGTGAACGACAATGGCCTATCTCGGACAATGTTGCGGCCCGGCTCAAAACTTGCAGTTTTGGATTTGAGTGAAGCGGTTCTTCACGGGGTCGGGGATGTCGACGGTCGAACATTGTAATCGATAGGTAGACTAAGTATTTTAAggaaatctggtattttttaatttatccGATCTCGTATGGATTTCTTGGCCCTTGAAGTGTGGGCCTACTAATATCGGTCTAATGGATGCCGCCATAAATTGTGCTTCTCATTGTCTTGTGAATCGTAGGAGGGCACACTGCGGTAAGATTAAGTTAGTTTGAAATGTATGAGGCTGATTTGAATTGTTAACAGAATAAAACGACCGCCACGACCGCCACCAGGCGCACGCCGCCCTTGAAGTTCACCCTCTCTTCGGACCTACGCGTGTGGGGTAGTCGTTAACAAGGCAACTCCATATGATGCAAGACACCTAATTCACTATCAGAATGTTCCGGGGCTTCTTAGTAAACTCTctacgctttatataaatagttcaATTTTTGAGGCCAATGTTATTGTACTCACTGAGACCTGTCTTAACCCATCCGTACACGATAGTGAGATTTTGTCTAATAACTTTTTCGTTTATCGGAAGGATCGTCAGACCCGTCGAGGTGGAGGCGTTCTTATTGGagtcaaatccaatttaacttctgagtttgttgatatttctgaatcatcaggtattaaatttatttccgtaaaattatctttcc includes the following:
- the LOC139354761 gene encoding uncharacterized protein, which gives rise to MIGMEVVQFVEGNMLRRAAVEHGEEASALLHMLTEWTYDQILRCTLRVPDQRMPQIASPSLHGADEERKWLAKRGGFRSHNGGSLQSAVSRRGPDRRSSPRGGYSDHEGSLQSAVPRNSMEIRAPQPAEVPVQRNLSCVDAEGGRLLFRILPVTLYGAGRQVDTYALLDEGSSVTMIDDELRRDLGVRGVQRQLNIQWFGGRASREPSNVVSLEISGAGKPTRHALRNVYSVSSLSLPMQTLGRRDVQGVHKDARLPMKPYINLSLSCSSDWTMDIWDCHLERDGLPERDRMRPQPSLDGLCLGHDDARAQRILEDTTVKVGRHYQTGLLWKDVCAVLPRSYEMAHRRLINVEKKLKRNGQLALEYDRIIKDYVSKGYARNLQQDEVAVTSDRLWYLPHFGVENPNKPGKVRLVFDAAAKVGGTSLNSALDKGPQHYKPLPAVLFHFREGAVGVCGHIKEMFHQVLIRPEDRCSQRFLWRDGNDDRDPDVCEMNVMTFGAACSPSAAHYVKTVNALKFRDSDPRAVKAIIDHHYVDDYVDSFATESEAISVSTRVKEIHAEAGFKLCQFSSSSPIVESALGPPGQVKSVGWGEAEQKILGMRWQVATDDFRFNVEYHRVPSSVLSGDRVPTKREYLSLLMSTFDPLGFLCCLMIKAKLLLREIWRHKIEWDEPLPEEIGKAFAAWRREMDAVGQFRCPRHYFGHGAVRTIELHVFVDASQSAFAAVAYWRVTYEDDNVLVSFVCAKTKCAPMRTMSIPRLELQAAVLGTRLMNTVQEEHSVDTSETVLWTDSKTVLRWIGSTHRRYKQFVGNRVADIFESSKVSQWRWVPTADNASDDATWSQNKADLSPESRWLSGPAFLRQPASGWPAPEEGTKRFPDAPDEEEMPSELALVAANEFAIPFQRFSSFSRLVRTTAWVLRFARWCRKQRSESEEYGLTASECEAAENLLVRQAQLESFPDEMRSAECGKNVASSNEASKRGRDDCSDSDEILGHEDETSAEGSNLVREALGRLVHVLDDKGDSSGPAHDLSTDSCIIAIRNFVCRRGPVHRLRTDNGKNFVGADREAKRFGDVFETERIQSELSSRCIKWDFNCPSNPSEGGVWERMAQCVKRVLRHTLKEVAPRDHVLESFLTEAENVVNSRPLTHLPVDADQEAPLTPNDLLKGAANLPNTPGLDAELPKEGSTRKQWRIARMLRDRFWRRWVLEYLPTLVRREKWCRRTEPIRQGDMVFVCDPALPRREWHKGIVEEVYSGADGVVRRATVRVNDNGLSRTMLRPGSKLAVLDLSEAVLHGVGDVDGRTL